Proteins co-encoded in one Methylobacterium sp. WL1 genomic window:
- a CDS encoding formate dehydrogenase subunit delta, translating into MSALTQEDKLLRMANQIATFFRSYPEDEAVAGVHKHITAFWTPKMVSKLEAALPGMGDRADSLVQQALRGAEPQAESPVRSATRDPQKLGEGASDAG; encoded by the coding sequence ATGAGTGCGCTGACCCAGGAGGACAAGCTCCTCCGGATGGCGAACCAGATCGCCACCTTTTTCCGGTCCTACCCGGAGGACGAGGCGGTGGCCGGGGTGCACAAGCACATCACGGCCTTCTGGACGCCCAAGATGGTCTCGAAGCTCGAGGCCGCCCTTCCGGGGATGGGGGACCGGGCCGACAGCCTGGTGCAGCAGGCCCTGCGCGGGGCCGAGCCCCAGGCCGAGAGCCCGGTGCGCTCCGCCACCCGCGACCCGCAGAAGCTCGGCGAGGGGGCCAGCGACGCCGGCTGA
- the fdhF gene encoding formate dehydrogenase subunit alpha: MGLIKEIDYGTPIRVAEQTVTLTIDGMDVTVPAGTSVMAAAMHAGTQIPKLCATDSLEPFGSCRLCLVEIEGRRGTPASCTTPAENGMVVRTQTDKLAKLRKGVMELYISDHPLTCLTCAANGDCELQDMAGVVGLRDVRYGYEGDNHVVPSAEKYLPKDESNPYFTYDPSKCIVCNRCVRACEEVQGTFALTIAGRGFDSRVAAGPTNFMESECVSCGACVQACPTATLQEKSIHEFGQPEHAEVTTCAYCGVGCSFKAEMQGTRVVRMVPYKAGKANEGHSCVKGRFAYGYATHKDRITKPMIRAKITDPWREVSWDEAISHAASEFKRIQSTYGKDSVGGITSSRCTNEEAYLVQKLVRAAFGNNNVDTCARVCHSPTGYGLMSTLGTSAGTQDFKSVEQSDVILVIGANPTDGHPVFGSRMKKRLREGAKLIVADPRKIDLVKSPHIKADYHLPLKPGSNVAFINSLAHVIVTEGLIDEAYVRERCDLAEFESWARFIAEERHSPENQQSFTGLDPAEVRAAARLYATGGAAGIYYGLGVTEHSQGSTMVMGMANIAMATGNIGKLGAGVNPLRGQNNVQGSCDMGSFPHEFTGYRHVSDDATRESFEALWGAKLDGAPGLRITNMLDEAVDGSFKGLYIQGEDIAQSDPDTHHVTSGLKAMECIVIQDLFLNETAKYAHVFLPGASFLEKDGTFTNAERRISRVRKVMPPMGGFGDWEGTVLLSNALGYKMEYSHPSEIMDEIAGLTPSFTGVSYAKLDELGSVQWPCNEKAPLGTPMMHVDRFVRGKGRFMITEFVATEERTGAKFPLILTTGRILSQYNVGAQTRRTENSRWHEEDVLEIHPFDAELRGIVDGDLVSLESRSGDIALKAKVSERMQPGVVYTTFHHAKTGANVITTDYSDWATNCPEYKVTAVQIRRTNRPSDWQAKFYEEDFSLTRIANSLDTALDAAE, translated from the coding sequence ATGGGCCTGATCAAGGAGATCGACTACGGCACGCCGATCCGCGTGGCGGAGCAGACCGTCACCCTGACGATCGACGGCATGGACGTGACGGTGCCGGCCGGCACCTCGGTGATGGCGGCGGCGATGCATGCCGGCACGCAGATCCCGAAGCTGTGCGCCACCGACAGCCTGGAGCCGTTCGGCTCCTGCCGGCTCTGCCTCGTCGAGATCGAGGGGCGGCGCGGGACGCCGGCCTCCTGCACCACGCCGGCCGAGAACGGCATGGTCGTGCGCACGCAGACCGACAAGCTGGCCAAGCTCCGCAAGGGCGTGATGGAGCTCTACATCTCCGATCACCCGCTGACCTGCCTGACCTGCGCGGCCAACGGCGATTGCGAGTTGCAGGACATGGCCGGCGTCGTCGGCCTGCGCGACGTCCGCTACGGCTACGAGGGCGACAACCACGTCGTGCCGAGTGCCGAGAAGTACCTGCCCAAGGACGAGTCGAACCCGTACTTCACGTACGATCCGTCGAAGTGCATCGTCTGCAACCGGTGCGTCCGCGCCTGCGAGGAGGTGCAGGGCACCTTCGCGCTGACCATCGCGGGCCGCGGCTTCGACAGCCGCGTGGCGGCGGGCCCGACCAACTTCATGGAATCGGAGTGCGTCTCCTGCGGCGCCTGCGTGCAGGCCTGTCCCACGGCCACGTTGCAGGAAAAATCGATCCACGAGTTCGGCCAGCCCGAGCACGCGGAGGTGACGACCTGTGCGTATTGCGGCGTCGGCTGCTCGTTCAAGGCCGAGATGCAGGGCACCCGCGTCGTCCGCATGGTGCCGTACAAGGCCGGCAAGGCCAACGAGGGCCATAGCTGCGTCAAGGGTCGCTTCGCCTACGGCTACGCCACCCACAAGGACCGCATCACCAAGCCGATGATCCGCGCGAAGATCACGGATCCGTGGCGCGAGGTCTCCTGGGACGAGGCCATCTCGCACGCGGCCAGCGAATTCAAGCGGATCCAGTCGACATACGGCAAGGATTCGGTCGGCGGCATCACCTCGTCGCGCTGCACCAACGAGGAGGCCTACCTCGTCCAGAAGCTCGTGCGCGCCGCCTTCGGCAACAACAACGTCGATACCTGCGCCCGCGTCTGCCACTCGCCCACCGGCTACGGGCTGATGTCGACGCTCGGTACCTCGGCCGGCACCCAGGACTTCAAGTCGGTCGAGCAGTCCGACGTGATCCTGGTGATTGGTGCCAACCCGACCGACGGGCACCCGGTCTTCGGTTCGCGCATGAAGAAGCGCCTGCGGGAGGGCGCCAAGCTGATCGTGGCCGATCCGCGCAAGATCGACTTGGTGAAGTCGCCCCACATCAAGGCCGACTATCACCTGCCCCTGAAGCCGGGCTCCAACGTCGCCTTCATCAATTCGCTGGCGCACGTCATCGTCACCGAGGGGCTGATCGACGAAGCGTATGTCCGCGAGCGCTGCGACCTCGCCGAGTTCGAGTCCTGGGCCCGGTTCATCGCCGAGGAGCGGCATTCGCCCGAGAACCAGCAATCGTTCACCGGCCTCGACCCGGCTGAGGTGCGTGCGGCGGCCCGGCTCTACGCCACGGGCGGCGCGGCCGGCATCTATTACGGCCTCGGCGTCACCGAGCACAGCCAGGGCTCGACCATGGTGATGGGCATGGCCAACATCGCCATGGCCACCGGCAACATCGGCAAGCTCGGTGCCGGCGTGAACCCGCTGCGCGGCCAGAACAACGTCCAGGGCTCCTGCGACATGGGCTCGTTCCCGCACGAGTTCACCGGCTACCGCCACGTCTCGGACGACGCCACCCGTGAGAGCTTCGAGGCGCTCTGGGGCGCCAAGCTCGACGGCGCGCCGGGCCTGCGCATCACCAACATGCTCGACGAGGCCGTCGATGGCAGCTTCAAGGGCCTCTACATCCAGGGCGAGGACATCGCGCAGTCGGATCCCGACACGCACCATGTCACGTCCGGCCTCAAGGCGATGGAATGCATCGTCATCCAGGACCTGTTCCTGAACGAGACCGCGAAGTACGCCCACGTCTTCCTGCCGGGCGCCTCGTTCCTCGAGAAGGACGGCACCTTCACCAACGCCGAGCGGCGCATCTCCCGCGTCCGCAAGGTGATGCCTCCGATGGGCGGCTTCGGTGACTGGGAGGGCACGGTGCTTCTCTCCAACGCACTGGGCTACAAGATGGAGTACAGCCACCCGTCCGAGATCATGGACGAGATCGCCGGCCTGACCCCGAGCTTCACCGGCGTGTCCTACGCCAAGCTCGACGAGCTGGGCTCGGTGCAGTGGCCCTGCAACGAGAAGGCGCCGCTCGGCACGCCGATGATGCACGTGGACCGCTTCGTCCGCGGCAAGGGCCGGTTCATGATCACCGAGTTCGTGGCCACCGAGGAGCGGACGGGGGCGAAGTTCCCGCTGATCCTGACCACGGGCCGGATCCTGTCCCAGTACAATGTCGGCGCGCAGACCCGGCGCACCGAGAACTCGCGCTGGCACGAGGAGGACGTGCTGGAGATCCACCCGTTCGACGCGGAACTGCGCGGCATCGTCGACGGCGACCTGGTCTCCCTGGAGAGCCGGTCCGGCGACATCGCCCTGAAGGCCAAGGTCTCGGAGCGGATGCAGCCCGGCGTGGTCTACACCACGTTCCACCACGCCAAGACCGGCGCCAACGTGATCACCACCGACTACTCGGATTGGGCGACCAACTGTCCCGAGTACAAGGTCACGGCGGTGCAGATCCGGCGGACCAACCGGCCCTCGGATTGGCAGGCGAAGTTCTACGAGGAGGACTTCTCCCTGACGCGCATTGCCAATTCCCTAGATACTGCGCTCGACGCGGCGGAGTGA
- a CDS encoding formate dehydrogenase beta subunit, producing the protein MSVTLYVPRDAVALGLGANKVARALFAGAERRGLDVTIVRTGSRGLFWLEPMVEVATPEGRVAYGPVKVSDVDALLDAGLATGGEHALRLGDPEKIPFLARQQRLTFHRCGVVDPVSVADYRAHGGYRGLEAALKLDAEGIVAAVRDSGLRGRGGAGFPAGIKWNTVMLAKGEQKYVVCNADEGDSGTFADRMMMEGDPFNLIEGMTIAAIATGATRGYIYLRSEYPQAFATLKEAIANGIEAGVLGADILGSGKAFHLEVRLGAGAYICGEETSLLESLEGKRGIVRAKPPIPALKGFLGKPTLVNNVMTFTAVPWILENGAGAYADYGMGRSLGTLPIQLAGNIKHGGLIELAFGVTLREVIEDYGGGTRSGRPVRAVQVGGPLGAYFPDRLLDTPLDYEAMAAAKGLVGHGGIVVFDDTVDMASQARFAFEFCATESCGKCTPCRIGATRGVETMDKVIAGIRPETNLKLIEDLCEVMTDGSLCAMGGLTPMPVMSAITHFPEDFRRAGDLPVAAE; encoded by the coding sequence GTGAGCGTCACCCTTTACGTCCCCCGGGACGCCGTGGCTCTGGGCCTCGGCGCCAACAAGGTCGCCCGGGCCCTGTTCGCGGGCGCCGAGCGCCGCGGCCTCGACGTGACCATCGTGCGCACCGGCTCGCGCGGCCTGTTCTGGCTGGAGCCGATGGTGGAAGTCGCCACGCCGGAAGGCCGGGTCGCCTACGGTCCCGTCAAGGTCTCGGATGTCGACGCCCTGCTGGATGCCGGGCTCGCCACCGGCGGCGAGCATGCCCTGCGCCTCGGCGACCCCGAAAAGATCCCGTTCCTCGCCCGTCAGCAGCGCCTGACCTTCCACCGCTGCGGCGTTGTCGATCCGGTCTCGGTGGCTGATTACCGGGCCCATGGCGGCTATCGCGGGCTCGAGGCGGCGCTGAAGCTCGACGCCGAGGGCATCGTCGCGGCGGTGCGCGATTCCGGCCTGCGCGGCCGCGGCGGCGCCGGCTTCCCGGCCGGCATCAAGTGGAACACCGTGATGCTCGCCAAGGGCGAGCAGAAATACGTCGTCTGCAACGCCGACGAGGGCGATTCCGGTACCTTCGCCGACCGGATGATGATGGAGGGCGACCCCTTCAACCTCATCGAGGGCATGACCATCGCGGCGATCGCGACGGGTGCGACCCGCGGCTACATCTACCTGCGCTCCGAATACCCGCAGGCCTTCGCCACCCTGAAGGAAGCCATCGCCAACGGCATCGAGGCCGGCGTGCTTGGCGCCGATATCCTGGGTTCGGGCAAGGCCTTCCACCTGGAGGTCCGACTGGGCGCGGGCGCCTATATCTGCGGCGAGGAGACCTCGCTGCTGGAGAGCCTGGAGGGCAAGCGCGGCATCGTGCGGGCCAAGCCTCCGATCCCGGCGCTCAAGGGCTTCCTCGGCAAGCCGACGCTGGTCAACAACGTCATGACCTTCACGGCCGTGCCGTGGATCCTCGAGAACGGCGCCGGGGCCTACGCCGATTACGGCATGGGCCGCTCGCTCGGCACGCTGCCGATCCAGCTCGCCGGCAACATCAAGCACGGTGGCCTGATCGAGCTCGCCTTCGGGGTGACCCTGCGCGAGGTGATCGAGGATTACGGCGGTGGCACCCGCTCCGGCCGGCCGGTGCGGGCGGTACAGGTCGGCGGGCCGCTCGGGGCCTACTTCCCCGACCGCCTGCTCGACACGCCCCTCGACTACGAGGCGATGGCCGCTGCGAAGGGCCTCGTCGGCCATGGCGGCATCGTGGTGTTCGACGACACCGTCGACATGGCCTCCCAAGCCCGCTTCGCCTTCGAGTTCTGCGCCACCGAATCCTGCGGCAAGTGCACTCCCTGCCGGATCGGCGCGACACGTGGCGTCGAGACCATGGACAAGGTCATCGCCGGCATCCGGCCGGAGACGAACCTGAAGCTGATCGAGGACCTCTGTGAGGTCATGACCGACGGGTCGCTCTGCGCCATGGGCGGGCTCACGCCGATGCCCGTGATGAGCGCGATCACCCACTTCCCTGAAGATTTCAGGCGCGCCGGCGATCTGCCGGTCGCGGCCGAGTGA
- a CDS encoding formate dehydrogenase subunit gamma has protein sequence MARHEPWSAERATGIIAEHTHLEGATLPILHALQATFGYVDGGAVPLIADALNLSRAEVHGCITFYHDFRAHPAGRHEVKLCRAEACQAMGSDKIHREILGRLGCDWHETTADGSATVEPVYCLGLCANGPAALIDGEPVAHLTADGLDEALAETKRETRQ, from the coding sequence ATGGCGCGTCACGAGCCCTGGAGCGCGGAACGCGCTACCGGGATCATTGCAGAGCATACCCATCTCGAAGGCGCGACGCTGCCGATCCTGCACGCGTTGCAGGCGACCTTCGGCTACGTCGATGGCGGCGCCGTGCCGCTCATCGCCGACGCGCTGAACCTGTCGCGTGCCGAGGTGCATGGCTGCATCACGTTCTACCACGACTTCCGCGCCCATCCGGCCGGCCGCCACGAGGTGAAGCTGTGTCGGGCCGAGGCCTGTCAGGCCATGGGCTCGGACAAGATCCACCGCGAGATCCTCGGCCGCCTCGGCTGTGACTGGCACGAGACCACCGCCGACGGCAGCGCCACGGTGGAGCCGGTCTACTGCCTCGGCCTCTGCGCCAACGGTCCCGCGGCCCTGATCGACGGCGAGCCGGTGGCCCACCTGACTGCCGACGGCCTCGACGAGGCGCTGGCCGAAACCAAGCGGGAGACCCGCCAGTGA
- a CDS encoding glutathione S-transferase family protein — protein sequence MTATTLTISSRNYSSWSLRGWLICRMAGLAFDTEVLSGTDVTSRAELLHLSPSFLVPRLRHGDVVVWDILAIAEYLSETFPDAGLLPREVAERAHCRSISGEMHSGFVNLRSALPMNLRAFHPGFRVFNGAKADIERIVTIFDDCLDRYDGPFLFGDRPGLADALYAPVCTRFRTYDVALPPRAAAYRDAILHWPLMIEWAEAAADEPDEIEELDMEF from the coding sequence ATGACCGCCACCACGCTCACCATCTCCAGTCGCAACTACTCCTCCTGGTCCCTGCGGGGCTGGCTGATCTGCCGGATGGCGGGTCTCGCGTTCGACACGGAAGTCCTGTCGGGCACGGACGTCACCAGCCGTGCGGAACTGCTGCACCTGTCCCCATCCTTCCTGGTGCCGCGCCTGCGGCATGGCGACGTGGTGGTCTGGGACATCCTCGCGATCGCCGAATACCTGAGCGAGACCTTTCCCGACGCTGGCCTTCTCCCGCGCGAGGTGGCCGAGCGTGCCCATTGTCGCTCCATCTCCGGGGAGATGCACTCGGGCTTCGTCAACCTGCGCTCGGCCCTGCCGATGAACCTGCGGGCGTTCCATCCGGGCTTTCGGGTGTTCAACGGCGCCAAGGCCGATATCGAGCGCATCGTCACGATCTTCGACGATTGCCTGGACCGGTACGACGGACCGTTCCTCTTCGGTGACCGGCCTGGCCTCGCCGATGCGCTTTACGCCCCGGTCTGCACCCGCTTCCGTACCTACGACGTCGCGCTGCCGCCCCGGGCCGCAGCCTACCGGGACGCCATTCTGCACTGGCCGTTGATGATCGAATGGGCCGAGGCCGCCGCCGACGAGCCGGATGAGATCGAAGAGCTCGACATGGAGTTCTGA
- a CDS encoding cytochrome c-type biogenesis protein, translating to MLKDPVLEHRAREISSELRCLVCQNQSIDDSDAPLAKDLRVIVRERLQKGDSDPAVLRYVVDRYGEFVLLRPVFALHTLLLWLTPILAVLLGAFGIWRLARRRPAAPVRTLSAAEQAEVAALLRRE from the coding sequence GTGCTGAAGGATCCGGTGCTGGAGCATCGAGCCCGGGAGATCTCGTCCGAGCTGCGCTGCCTGGTCTGCCAGAACCAGTCGATCGACGATTCCGACGCGCCGCTCGCCAAGGATCTGCGCGTGATCGTGCGCGAGCGCCTGCAGAAGGGCGACAGTGATCCGGCGGTGCTGCGCTACGTCGTGGACCGCTACGGCGAGTTCGTGCTGCTGCGGCCGGTCTTTGCCCTGCACACCCTGCTGCTGTGGCTGACCCCGATCCTGGCGGTTCTGCTCGGCGCTTTCGGGATTTGGCGCCTCGCCCGCCGGCGGCCGGCCGCGCCGGTCCGGACCCTGTCGGCAGCCGAGCAGGCGGAGGTCGCCGCGCTGCTTCGTCGGGAGTAG
- a CDS encoding heme lyase CcmF/NrfE family subunit, with translation MIVETGHFALALALAISLVQMVMPVWAARSGDPALRQAASQAALGAFACVLFAFAALTWAHVTSDFSVQNVVENSHTQKPLIYKFSGVWGNHEGSMLLWVLILTLFGACVAVAKNSVPPRLRANTLGVQGLITFVFVLFIITTSNPFSRVVPAPLEGNDLNPLLQDVGLAIHPPLLYVGYVGFSISFAFAVAALIDGRIDAVWARAVRPWTLAAWSFLTLGIAMGSYWAYYELGWGGWWFWDPVENASLMPWIAGTALLHSTVVMEKRDALKVWTVLLAILTFSLSLIGTFLVRSGVITSVHSFATDPTRGVFILAILILFIGGSLTLFAWRAPLLRQGGLFAPISREGALVLNNLFLVAACATVLVGTLYPLLLEMLTGEKITVGPPFFNATFIPLAIPLLLIVPFGQALAWKRGDVLAASQRLFAALAVALVVGFAVLAFTWGGPVMAPVGIGLGAYLLIGSALEIVSRARGFGSSRTRDLGQIGRRAIGLPRSAWGTALAHAGVGVVVIGIAAQGWATEGLATLKPGQTLSAGPYTATLDRLAPRAGPNYEEAAAFLTIRTRSGDEVGRVETGKRFYPSRKMSVTESGLLTIGASQVYASLGEIGQDGGVGLRLYYKPLVLMIWLGAVVMALGGVLSLTDRRMRVGVPAKARARAMPHVAAVPAE, from the coding sequence ATGATCGTCGAGACCGGCCATTTCGCGCTCGCGCTCGCGCTGGCGATCTCCCTTGTCCAGATGGTGATGCCGGTCTGGGCGGCGCGCTCGGGCGACCCGGCCCTGCGCCAGGCCGCCTCGCAGGCGGCCCTGGGCGCCTTCGCGTGCGTGCTGTTCGCCTTCGCGGCCCTGACCTGGGCGCACGTCACCTCGGACTTCTCGGTCCAGAACGTCGTCGAGAACTCGCACACGCAGAAGCCGCTGATCTACAAGTTCTCCGGCGTCTGGGGGAACCACGAGGGCTCGATGCTCCTCTGGGTCCTGATCCTGACCCTGTTCGGCGCCTGCGTGGCCGTGGCCAAGAATTCCGTGCCGCCGCGCTTGCGGGCCAACACGCTCGGCGTGCAGGGCCTGATCACCTTCGTGTTCGTGCTGTTCATCATCACGACCTCGAACCCGTTCAGCCGCGTGGTCCCGGCGCCGCTCGAGGGCAACGACCTCAATCCGCTGCTGCAGGATGTCGGGTTGGCGATCCACCCGCCGCTCCTCTACGTCGGCTATGTCGGTTTCTCGATCAGCTTCGCCTTCGCGGTCGCCGCCCTGATCGACGGGCGGATCGATGCGGTCTGGGCGCGGGCCGTGCGGCCCTGGACGCTCGCAGCCTGGTCGTTCCTGACGCTCGGCATCGCGATGGGCTCGTACTGGGCCTATTACGAGCTCGGCTGGGGCGGCTGGTGGTTCTGGGATCCGGTGGAGAACGCCTCCCTGATGCCCTGGATCGCCGGCACGGCGCTGCTGCACTCCACCGTGGTGATGGAGAAGCGCGACGCCCTGAAGGTCTGGACGGTGCTGCTCGCCATCCTGACCTTCTCGCTGTCGCTGATCGGCACCTTCCTGGTCCGCTCCGGGGTGATCACCTCGGTGCATTCCTTCGCCACCGACCCGACCCGCGGCGTCTTCATCCTGGCGATCCTGATCCTGTTCATCGGCGGCTCGCTGACGCTGTTTGCGTGGCGGGCGCCGCTGCTGCGACAGGGCGGCCTGTTCGCGCCGATCTCCCGGGAGGGGGCGCTCGTCCTCAACAACCTGTTCCTGGTGGCCGCCTGCGCCACGGTGCTGGTGGGGACGCTCTATCCGCTCCTGTTGGAGATGCTGACCGGGGAGAAGATCACGGTCGGGCCGCCCTTCTTCAACGCCACCTTCATCCCCCTGGCGATTCCGCTCCTGCTGATCGTGCCCTTCGGCCAGGCGCTCGCCTGGAAGCGCGGGGACGTGCTCGCAGCCTCGCAGCGCCTGTTCGCGGCGCTCGCCGTCGCCCTGGTGGTCGGCTTCGCGGTCCTGGCTTTCACCTGGGGCGGCCCCGTGATGGCGCCGGTCGGGATCGGGCTCGGCGCCTACCTGCTGATCGGCTCGGCGCTGGAGATCGTCTCCCGGGCCCGGGGCTTTGGCTCCAGCCGGACGCGCGACCTCGGCCAGATCGGGCGCCGGGCCATCGGCCTGCCGCGCTCGGCCTGGGGCACGGCGCTCGCCCATGCCGGCGTCGGCGTGGTTGTGATCGGCATCGCCGCGCAGGGGTGGGCCACCGAGGGGCTGGCGACGCTCAAGCCCGGCCAGACCCTGTCGGCCGGCCCCTACACGGCGACCCTCGACCGGCTCGCGCCCCGGGCCGGCCCGAACTACGAGGAGGCCGCGGCCTTCCTGACGATCCGGACCCGCTCGGGCGACGAGGTCGGCCGGGTCGAGACCGGCAAGCGCTTCTACCCGAGCCGCAAGATGTCGGTGACGGAATCCGGCCTGCTGACCATCGGGGCGAGTCAGGTCTACGCCAGCCTCGGCGAGATCGGCCAGGATGGCGGCGTCGGCCTGCGCCTCTACTACAAGCCGCTGGTGCTGATGATCTGGCTCGGCGCGGTCGTGATGGCCTTGGGCGGCGTGCTGTCCCTCACCGACCGCCGGATGCGCGTCGGCGTGCCGGCCAAGGCGCGGGCGCGGGCGATGCCCCACGTTGCCGCGGTCCCGGCGGAGTGA
- the ccmE gene encoding cytochrome c maturation protein CcmE, translated as MTRKSRRLILITACGSVLALAVGLILFAMSGSIVFFRSPTDIAQQGIAPGTRMRLGGLVKDGSLRRGPDQTVDFAVTDTNATVEVQYKGLLPDLFREGQGVVAEGMLEPGGRFRADTVLAKHDESYMPREVADALKAQGRWQEGGEKGGAKVAPKPITASNGGTLGPRSER; from the coding sequence GTGACGCGCAAGAGCCGCCGCCTGATCCTGATCACTGCCTGCGGCAGCGTGCTCGCGCTCGCCGTGGGGCTGATCCTGTTCGCCATGAGCGGCTCGATCGTGTTCTTCCGCTCGCCCACCGACATCGCCCAGCAGGGCATCGCCCCCGGGACCCGGATGCGGCTCGGCGGCCTGGTGAAGGACGGCTCGCTCCGGCGCGGGCCCGACCAGACGGTGGATTTCGCCGTGACCGACACCAACGCCACCGTCGAGGTCCAGTACAAGGGCCTGCTGCCCGACCTGTTCCGCGAGGGGCAAGGCGTGGTGGCCGAGGGTATGCTGGAGCCGGGCGGCCGGTTCCGGGCCGACACGGTGCTGGCCAAGCACGACGAATCGTACATGCCCCGGGAGGTCGCCGACGCCCTTAAGGCACAGGGGCGCTGGCAGGAGGGGGGCGAGAAGGGCGGCGCCAAGGTCGCACCGAAGCCCATCACCGCCTCGAACGGCGGGACCCTCGGCCCCCGCAGTGAGCGGTAA
- the ccmI gene encoding c-type cytochrome biogenesis protein CcmI: MTAIWFILAGMTAAAVLGLLWPMSRRTAVPVGEGGISSVDTETAFYEDQIAEIDRDLDRGLIAPDEAETARAEAARRLLRASRDARRDAEDAGADEAARPAEPRLRRRRAASAFALSTIPLVALIAYGLYGSPELPAQTDADRQAARGGTEDLLKAVGQIEARLARDPNDARGWAVLAPVYMRTGRFDDAARAFANIARLKGETADVLSDWGEALAAAGEGTVTPEAKALFEKAQARDQNAPKPRFYLARAAEQAGDTAEAIRQLSALEAASPADAPWLGLVRQNLARLKGEAAPAAAPAATPKIPAEQQAAIRGMVDGLDARLKAGGGTPDEWLRLTRSRAVLGERDQAIDALARARVALAGNPQGLAQVEEGARILGLDPTKPAAPAASGSMTGSMAGPAPRSDAESAAAAMQALSPAERDAAIRGMVDGLDRRLAARGGTPDEWLRLVRSYSALGDRDQAIKALDRARMALATNADAVSRLDGLARELDLTAKSNP, from the coding sequence ATGACGGCGATCTGGTTCATCCTGGCGGGCATGACCGCTGCGGCCGTGCTCGGCCTGCTCTGGCCGATGTCGCGGCGCACGGCCGTTCCGGTGGGCGAGGGCGGCATTTCCAGCGTCGACACCGAGACCGCGTTCTACGAGGACCAGATCGCCGAGATCGACCGCGATCTGGACCGCGGCCTGATCGCCCCGGACGAGGCCGAGACCGCCCGCGCCGAGGCTGCCCGGCGGCTCCTGCGGGCCAGCCGCGATGCGCGGCGCGACGCCGAGGATGCCGGCGCGGACGAGGCCGCGCGTCCCGCCGAGCCGCGGCTGCGCCGGCGCCGGGCGGCCTCCGCCTTCGCGCTGTCCACGATTCCGCTGGTCGCGCTGATCGCCTACGGGCTCTACGGTTCGCCGGAACTGCCGGCGCAGACCGACGCCGACCGGCAGGCCGCCCGCGGCGGCACCGAGGACCTGTTGAAGGCGGTCGGCCAGATCGAGGCCCGTCTCGCCCGCGACCCGAACGACGCCCGGGGCTGGGCCGTGCTCGCCCCGGTCTACATGCGGACCGGCCGGTTCGACGACGCGGCCCGCGCCTTCGCCAACATCGCCCGGCTGAAGGGCGAGACCGCCGACGTCCTGTCCGATTGGGGCGAGGCCCTGGCGGCTGCCGGGGAGGGGACCGTCACCCCCGAGGCCAAGGCCCTGTTCGAGAAGGCCCAGGCCAGGGACCAGAACGCGCCGAAGCCCCGCTTCTACCTCGCGCGCGCGGCCGAGCAGGCCGGCGATACCGCCGAGGCGATCCGCCAGCTCTCCGCCCTGGAGGCCGCCAGCCCCGCCGATGCGCCCTGGCTCGGGCTGGTCCGGCAGAACCTGGCCCGGCTCAAGGGCGAGGCGGCGCCGGCGGCCGCGCCTGCGGCGACCCCGAAGATCCCGGCCGAGCAGCAGGCGGCGATCCGCGGCATGGTCGACGGGCTCGACGCCCGGCTGAAGGCGGGCGGCGGCACGCCGGACGAATGGCTGCGGCTCACCCGCTCCCGGGCGGTGCTCGGCGAGCGTGACCAGGCGATCGATGCCCTGGCCCGTGCCCGGGTGGCTCTGGCCGGCAATCCGCAGGGGCTCGCCCAGGTGGAGGAGGGCGCCCGCATCCTCGGCCTCGATCCCACCAAGCCGGCGGCTCCGGCGGCCTCCGGTTCCATGACCGGTTCCATGGCCGGACCCGCCCCGCGGTCCGATGCCGAATCGGCGGCTGCCGCCATGCAGGCGCTGTCGCCGGCCGAGCGCGACGCCGCGATCCGCGGCATGGTCGACGGGCTCGACCGGCGTCTCGCGGCCCGGGGCGGCACACCCGACGAGTGGCTGCGGCTCGTGCGCTCCTACAGCGCACTCGGCGACCGCGATCAGGCGATCAAGGCCCTCGACCGCGCCCGGATGGCGCTCGCCACCAACGCGGATGCGGTGAGCCGGCTCGACGGGCTCGCCCGGGAACTCGATCTGACCGCCAAATCCAATCCCTGA